The segment CTGGTACAATCACCGGGAGTATTGGCGTGATTTTGCGAGGGAATAACTTGGAACGCTTGCTGGAAAAAATCGGTGTTTCCTTCAAAGTTATCAAGTCTGGCCCTTACAAAGACATTTTGGCATTTGACCGCCAACTGACTTTACCAGAAGAAACCATCCTGCAAGAGTTGATTGATATCAGTTATCAGCAGTTTGTCTACACCATCGCCGAGGCGCGTTCTTTGGAAGTAGAAACTGTGAAAACTTTCGCTGATGGTCGAATTTTTACCGGAGAACAAGCTTTAGAATTAGGCGTTGTAGACCGCCTGGGAACCGAAGAAGATGCACGTTGCTGGACAGCAGAAATGGTGGGTCTTGATCCTGACAAAGCACCCTGTTATACCCTAGAAGAACGAAAACCTTTATTGAGTCGCGTTCTACCCGGAAGCCGTCAGGTTTCATCAGGACTAGGGGCGGGAATTAATTGGCTGGAATTTGAAATGTCTACTAGTGGTCTGCCACTGTGGTTATATCGACCATAAAAAATTAACACTCATTGGTCAATAGTCTTTGATTAATGACCAATGACTCATGACTCATAACTGATGATTAATTAAGGAGGATTTTGGCGTGGAGTGGAAAATGCGGGCGATTCGTGGAGCAACAACCGTTTCCGAAAATACCATTGAAGCGATTGGAGAAGCGGTAACGGAACTTATAGATGAACTAGAACAACGAAATCAAATCCAGCCAGAGGAGATGATTAGTGTGACTTTCTCAGTGACGCGTGATTTGGATGCGGTTTTTCCGGCGGCGATCGCGCGATCGCGTTCTGGATGGGATAATGTGGCTATGTTGGATGTACAGCAAATGCACGTCGAAGGTAGCTTACAGCGTTGCATCCGGTTTCTCATTCACGCTCACCTCCCAGCTTCTACACCAATTAATCATATTTATTTGCGCCAAGCTGCTAAATTACGTCCAGATTGGAGTTTATCCCAGCCGTTACAACCATCACAGCACGTAGCTAAGTCAAAAGTTTAAAATACGGCTGTAAATTATAGTAAAAATTAGCACGAAATGAGCTATTACAGTGGTGATGCGGCTCAACATACTGCCATTGGTGGGAGAATGTTTACTGAGAGGGGAACTGGTGTTTGCGTAAAGCTAGAGGATTTTTTGAGCATTCTCTCCAAGATGGAGCAGCCACTAGTAATTATCACGAGTGAAGGCTATTTCACCAAAATCTATAAATATGTGACAGCATACAAAGGTTTTGTGTTTTTTGCCGAATCTTTAGACAAATTAGAATTTCGTAGCAATATTGAAGTGATTTACGCTCAAAATCTCTGCACTGATATTTGAGCCGATACGTTTTCAAAGTATTGGGCGAATAAAATAGCCCCTCCGCATACCGCAGGCTGTACGCTAATACACAAAGTAAGTCGGCCTGTGCGGACTCATAAAAATTAAACATTTCCAACCCGCGCAGGCGGGTTTTGTCTGTGTAGCTGCGACTTCTAGTCGCCAGGATTAGTATGAATTGACACTTTACAAACATTCTCTGAGCTAAAAAGGCAAAAGTATGACGATACTTAATTATAAAGGGCAAAAATTCGAGGAAATATGGCAGTTATTAATTTCATTGATGATCTAAAAGAAATTACCGTACAAAAATTATCCCAATTGGGATATCCCGAAATACCAGGAGAGGATTTGGAAACTCTTTTGCTCCGATACCTCAACGTGAGACGGAGAATACCACCAGTTATCTCTTGGACTATCAAAAAATCTCAAGAGTTAATCAACAAGCCTCTATCCGAAGAAATTAGGAATGGGTTGCAACAATTTATTATAAAGGCAGAATCTGGACAAAATTTAAAACCTCATATAAGCACCAAGATAAACGATCCAGACTACAAAGACCTAATGTTTTATGACTGGGAAATCTTCCACTTCCACCTGGGTACTGAACCTCATCCAACGCAACCCGAATTTGTAGACCGCACCAAAGAACTTTTATTTGCCATTGCTGATATACATTCAAGAATAATGTATTTAATAGATATTCATCCACACAAAGGAGGTTGGACCAATCAGGATTTACTAAGAATCATCGAAGAAAACTGGGAGGAGCTGCTAGTTCGAGATACCGTAAGGGGCATTAATGAACTAGACCACAACCCCTCTGATAACGATATTGACAGCTTTCGGAAAGCTGGATTAGTTACTCTGGTTCAGACACCTGGTGATCGTGTCCTTTCGCCTATGGGTTCAGGAATGACAACAGATGGAACCAGTTTTCAAAACATAATGGAGGCGGATTCTATCAGAAGAAGTGTTCGTGAAATTGAGGATTGGTTTATTCAACAAAGGGAAAAATGGACAATTCACTTCCAAAATAAATATGGCAAGGATTGGAATGATTTACAATTCAAATTAAAATCATTTGAAGAACCAGTAGAAATAGAAGAGTTAACCACAGGCGAATTCCTTGTCTACAGCAGTCTGAATTGAAAGGTGAGAAAATAAAGTGGGATTACCTCTGATATTTTTTGAGATGTTTAAGAGGTTGTTTGAAAAGTCTAATTTATGACTAACTTGGCGAATAGAAGTCGCGGCTACACAGACGAAACCCGCGCAGGCGGGTTAATTTTTCATTAGTCCACGCAGGTGGACTTTACTTGTGTAGTAGCGAATTATATTCGCCCAAAACTTTTCAAACAACCTCTAAGATTTCCCTCTAATTCTTAAGTGGTAAAGATTATTCGTGATGACGATGAAATCTAATTCCTACAAAGATGTCATACACAAATTCAAAAAAGTCTTTTTTCTGCAATAACCCCGATGTCTGAGGACTACCCTTTTCATCCAATAACGGCTTCATCGCGTAATAAGCAGGTTGGTAGTTATACCAAGGAATTGAAGGCCATAAATGATGGATGAGGTGGTAATTCTGTCCTAAGATCAGGATATTTAGCAGTTTACCAGGATAGACGCGGGCATTTTTCCAGCGATCGCGTTCTGCAAACGGACGATGTGGTAAATAATCAAAAAATAATCCTAGTGCTATCCCCACCAAAAACGCCGGGATAAACCAAAAATTCAGAATGTAGCCTAAAAAGTGATATTGAATCGAGATATAAAAAATTGTCACCACAATTAAGCGGCTGACGAACCATTCTAATAGTTCATACTTGCGCCACAGTCGCCGTTGAAAGAAAAACACCTCATGGTATAAAAAACGCACTGCAATCAACCACAACGGCCCCCCTGTAGAGACGTAATGATCTGGGTCGTTTTTGGGGTCATTGACATGGGAGTGATGCTGTAAATGCACCCGTGTAAATACTGGATAAGCAAAAGCTAATATCAAAGCGCTACCATGCCCTAACATGGCATTAATCACGCGGTTGCGATGGGCAGATTGATGACAAGCATCGTGAATCACCGTGCCAGCACAATGTAAAGCCAGGGTGTTAATGGTAAAACACAACCAGTCTGGCCATTGCCATAGCCAGTAACCAAAGTTAGACAACACCAGCATTGTTACCGTGGATAAAAACAGTAACAGTGTGGGATTAAAATCACCAGGAGGCGCTAAAAATTCCTTGGGCGGGATTTTCAGTGACTTCTGTGCCTCCAATGTGAGCATTTGTAACTCCTTCTTTGATCAAACACTAAGAATATACGATAAAGATGAGCTGATCATAAACTTTTGTAAGTTGTTATTTAGCAATATTTAACTTTATCTTTGCTGAAGAGTAGATGAATAGCGCTATGATTCCAGACGAGAGATAAGTTTTTGCTGATCAGTAGGATGTGCGAGGCAAGCATCAAAAAGTTGATGGAAAAATCTCTACTCAGCAGGATGTGACCAAGTTTGGTGTACGATATCTACTCTATCTCACAACTCTTGGGAAATGTTAACCAGGGGAAAATAAATAATTACGGCTCAAAGTGACTCTCACACCCCCATTCATCCTCTGCCTTTGTTGGTTATGGATATAGCAGTGACTGAAAACGAAACGCCCCTTAACTTACTATGAATCTCTAGATAGAGATAGCCCCCTAGAATCAGCCCCTATGCAATTAAGAGACTCTCTACGCCGGACAAAAATTGTAGCTACAATTGGGCCTGCCACTAGCAGCCCAGAAATGCTGAAGGCGATTATTGAAGCGGGTGCAACGACACTGCGGCTCAATTTCTCCCACGGTACTCATGCCGACCATCAGCGTAGTATTCGCTTAATTCGGCAAACTGCCTTTGAATTAAATCAGCCAGTGGCAATTCTCCAAGACTTACAAGGTCCAAAAATTCGCTTAGGTAAGTTTGAAAATGGGTCGATAATTTTAGCAAAAGGCGATCGCTTCACCTTGACAAATCGCCCAGTTATCGGTTCACAAGAAATTAGCTGTGTTACTTACGATCATTTGGCAGAAGAAGTACCTGTAGGTGCAAAAATCCTCCTTGATGATGGACGAGTAGAAATGCTCGTAGAAGAAATTAATCGTGACAAAGGCGATTTACACTGTTCTGTCACAGTGCCTGGTAAGTTGTCTAACAACAAAGGTGTCAACTTTCCTGGTGTTTACCTGTCAATCAAGGCCATGACCGACAAAGACCGAGAGGATCTCGTGTTTGGTCTGGATCAAGGTGTAGACTGGGTAGCACTTTCCTTTGTCCGCAACCCCCAGGACATGATCGAAATTAAAGAGTTAATTTCTAGCGCCGGCAAGCAAGTACCAGTAATTGCCAAAATTGAAAAACATGAAGCCATTGAACAAATGGAAGAAGTTCTGGCTTTATGTGATGGCGTGATGGTTGCTAGAGGTGACTTAGGTGTAGAACTCCCGGCTGAGGATGTCCCTGTGTTGCAAAAGCGGCTAATTGCTGCCGCCAATCGCTTAGGGATTCCCATCATCACTGCTACCCAAATGTTAGACAGCATGGTGAGCAACCCCCGTCCCACTCGTGCGGAAGTGTCAGACGTAGCTAATGCCATTTTAGATGGCACTGATGCCGTGATGCTGTCTAATGAAACTGCTGTGGGTGACTTTCCCGTGGAAGCAGTGGCAACAATGGCACGTATTGCTGAACGCATGGAGCAGGAAGAAGTACTGCATCGAGTCGTCCGTCCAAAGCGCGATGACAGGCGTTCGATTCCTAATGCCATTAGTCAAGCAGTGGGACAAATTGCTGAACAGCTGGGAGCAGCGGCAATTATGACCCTGACGCAAACAGGAGCTACAGCCCGGAATGTCTCGAAATTCCGTCCCCATACACCGATTTTGGCGGTGACACCCCATGTAAATGTGGCCCGACAGCTACAAATGGTCTGGGGAGTCAAACCATTGTTGGTTCTGGGGCTACCTTCCACAGGACAGACATTTCAAGCGGCTATCAATGTGGCGCAAGAGCGTAATTACCTATCTGAAGGTGATTTGGTGGTGATGACTGCTGGTACACTCCAAGGAGTTTCCGGCTCAACGGATTTGGTGAAGGTGGAAGTGGTCACAGCCGTGCTGGGTCAGGGTATTGGTTTGGGACAAGGTTCTGTCAGTGGTCGTGCTAGGGTAGTTCTCACTGGCATGGAAGTGAGTAATTTTAATCCTGGAGATATTTTGGTTGCACCCCGCACCGATGCCGATTTTGTAGAAGCGATTCGGAAAGCTGCCGGGATTATTACAGAAGATGATAGTCTAACCAGTCATGCCGCAGTCATTGCTTTACGTCTGGGTGTACCAGTGATTGTGGGTGTCAAGGGCGCAACCTCAGTGATTCGTGATGGAGCAATTCTGACTTTGGATCTGCAACGGGGTTTGGTTTACTCTGGGGCGGTGGGAACTCCTTAATTCGTAATTCGTAGTTCGTAGTTCGTAATTCGTAATTAAGAATTGCTGGAACCATCTACTCTGATTCAAATTTAACTCTCTCGTAAATCTGGCGATGGGGAATTTGGCAATTTGCGGCAGCTAAAGTTAAAACTCCGTCTTCATTGTCAGATTCTCTTAATAGCCAGTTACCTTCTGGAGTTTTGCTAAACTGCTCAATATGAATTTGATATTGGTCAATTAATATATATTCTTGGAGTTCTGGGATGGAACGGTAATAAGTAAATTTATCGCCTCTGTCTCTACTACTGGTAGATTTAGAAAGTACCTCAAAAATTATGCTAGGATTCACCACTGTATCAGTGCGTCCTTCTTGAAAGATAGCTTCATCTTCGATGATCAGAATATCAGGATATGTGTATTCTTGGTAATGAGGAATCCATAGGCGCAAGTCACTCAGAAATACTTCATAAGACTTTTCTTGCAAACCCAATTCTAAAAGTCTGCTAAGATTGCGGATAATTCTGTTGTGATTAATAGAGCCTCCAGCCATTGGTATAATTTCTCCATTACGGTATTCGCTGCGGTACTCAGCAGTCTCTTCCTGTGCTAGGTATTCTTCTATAGAAGATTGCCGGGGGGGAGTTTGCACAACCATAGGATTTATTGGTAAGGTTTTGGGAAAGATAACTTTAGCCTAGCATTCATAAATAACGTGATAAAACTTCGGCGGTAGCCAGTCCGGTTTTTTCCCAACTGAATTGATTTGCTCTATTTATACCTTGGGTGGAGAGGTGCGATCGCACTTCCATATCTTCAGCTATAATCCGCATGGCATCGGTAATTTCTGCTGTGTTGTCAGGATTAATCAAAATCGCCGCATCACCCGCAACTTCTGGGAGTGAGGACAGGTTAGAAGTAATTACCGGAGTCCCACAAGCCATTGCTTCCAGAACCGGGAAACCGAAGCCTTCCCACAGACTGGGAAACACTAAGGCGATCGCACCATGAATAATTTTTGGTAATTCGCTATAAGATACATAGTTGAGAAACTTTACCTGATCAGTTATTCCCAGTTCTGCAACCTGCCTTTGTAAAACTGGAGTGTAACGCCCATCGATGGGGCCTGCTAACCATAATTCATATTCGCCCCTATTGCGTAGCGCCGCAAAAGCAGCTATCAGTCGATGTAAATTTTTATAAGGGTCATGTCGTCCCAGGTAAAGAAAATAACGCTGACTTTCTGCCGATGTTTCTCTAATTGGGCGAAAATGTTGGCGATGATAAGCCAAAGGAATGGGCGTAATTTTACTGGCCGGAACTTGGTAAAAATCGATGATATCCTGGGCTGTGGCTTGGGAATTGCAGATGATATGTTGCGCTTGTTTGAGGACTTGGGGAATGTAATAACGATGGTAAGGTGTTAACGGCGAGAAGCGTTTGGGAAAGCGCAACGGTATTAAGTCATGACACATAACCACAAAACGACAATTACTATTCAGGGGCGCTTCTGGTAACGGGGAAAATAACAGCCGAGATTTGAGGTTGTGATAGATTTGCGGGACTTGAAACTGTGTCCATAATAAGCGGCGCAAATGTCCCTTTGTACCTTGCTCCGGAGTCAGATTATTTGGGACTGGATAGGATTTAAATTTCGAGTAATTTTGTGCTGTTAATAAAGTGGGTTCAAGACATTTTAAATAAGGGAAAATATTTTGAGCATAGTTACTGATACCTGTGGGTTTTGGTAAGAGAATTGATAAGTTTATAATTAATTGCTTAGAGCCAGAATTATCAGATATATTCATTAAATAAGCTTTAATGTTGCTTTTGCCATTCTTGATCAGGAAAGTAATTTTGCTCTTTGACTAGCTTTATTGATTGAATTTTAGCCATATAAAACCCATCCCGCTTGGGTGTAATTTTACAGAGGATGGCATCAACTACAACCTTTAACATGAAAATCTTTAAGCTATGCTGTCGCTCAATTTTTTGAGGTCATAATCAACCATTAACTCAACCATTTGCTCAAAAGTATGTTGAGGTTGCCAACCTAGTTGAGTTTTAATTTTATCAATAGAACCAACTAACTGCACTGGTTCATCAGGACGGTAAAATGCGGAGTCAACTGAAACATAATCTGGCCAATTTAGACCAACACAATTAAAAGCACACTCAACAAGTTCTCTGACCGAGTGAGTTTCACCACTGGCAATAATATAATCGTCGGGTTGCTCTTGTTGTAACATCAGCCACATAGCATAAACAGCATCTTTGGCATAGCACCAATCACGACGAGCATCTAAATTACCTAATTTTAATTCATTTGCCAAACCGAGTTTGATTTGGGCTGCTGCGTGGGTAATTTTCCGAAATACAAATTCTGTGCCGCGTCGGGGGGATTCGTGAGTGTAGGTAATACCACAGCAGGCGTAGAGGTTATATTTTTGCCGATAGTTAATAGTCATCCAGTGGGCGTAAGCTTTAGCAACACCATAGGGGTTACGGGGACGAAAAGCGGTGCGTTCGGTTTGGGGTGATTCGTCGGGTTGACCAAAAACCTCACTACTAGAGGCTTGGTAGAATCTTGCATCCGGTTTGCAGCGACGAATTGATTCTAAGAGACGGGAAACACCGAGGGCTGTGTATTCCGCCGTGAGGGCGGGTTGAGTCCAAGACAGGGGGACGTAGCTTTGAGAGGCGAGATTATAGATTTCATCAGGTTGTGAGTCTGTAATTACGTCCATTAAGGAAGATTGATCGAGGAGGTCACCAGATACAATGTGAACGTCGCCGGAAAGGTGGCTAATACGTTCCAAGTTGCTGGTGCTAGAACGGCGAACTAGTCCGAATACTTCGTAACCTTTTGTTAAGAGGATTTCGGCGAGATAGGAACCGTCTTGTCCGGTGAGTCCGGTAATTAGGGCTTTTTTAGTTGTCATCTGAATATTCAATGATTAATATTCTGGAGCTATGAGTTCTAATGTGGGAAAGTAAGTGCGGTATCGATTAACGTCTCTAGTCAAAAGCATCATATCCGCGATCGCAGCATGAGCGCCAATATAAAAGTCTGGTAAAGGCGAGCGTTTAGTTCCACCTTTTTGGCGATATTGCATAAAGCACTTTCCCGCCAAAAAAGCAGCTTCCCAAGGTAAGTCTAAACGATGAAAAAAATTTAGCGGTAAAATTGCTTCTAGTTCTTCTATCTTTTGAAATCCCATTGAAATTTCAGCATAAATAATGGGGTTAATATTAAGTTGGGTATTTTCGGCATATTCAATTAATTTTTCAGATGACCAATCAAACCAATTTGCATCTTCCGTGACAATATCAAGAATAATGTTACTGTCAACCAGTATTTCTTTCATTAATCTTGTCTAGTTAGTGCCATTACCTCATCTGTAGTCATTTTTACTGTTGCTTTACCTCGTATCCTTTCTACTAAACTTTTAGCCGTAGTAAATTTAACTTGAGCTTTTTTTAAATAAACTGCGTCTCCAATGACTTCAAACTCGACTTCTGTGTTGGGTATGAGTCCTAATTTTTCACGTATTTCTACGGGAATGGTTACTTGTCCTTTAGATGTGATTTTCATATTTTTGCTGTCAAATAAGAAAAGTCTTACATTTAGTATTACATGATTTCAGCACTTAAAAGGTCATTACTAACTAACAAGTTTTAGGTTGTTCATACTGAAACAGCAGAATATTTATACCAATTTTATGTGAGGCTGCACATAATCCTGAAATTCCTTGATTAATCCATCTTTATCTGCGTCCATCTGTGTCCATCTGCGTTCAATTATTCTTGATATTTTATTCCATGCAGCTTCATATTAATTTAGTATTAGTGTAAATATTTAGTACAGCACGGCGTAAATAGGACAACCATAAGAAATCAATCAAAAGCCTATAAACTCGATTTTGACTTCCGCGTAGCGGTGCTAGCGCCTCTTACTCATACTTCGCTTCAAATACATTAACACTCCCGCCATTTTCCCTAATGAAACTTGAGGTTTGATCGCAATCAAAGCAAGTGCGTACACAATCAGCCTAATTAATCTGACTATTTGTATCGCCAGATTTGTATATTTTTCTAATGTTATTAGATAGCTGTATGTACTATGTTTAATTTTAAGAAACACATTTCTATTAGTAATAGATGATGGTTGATGAATTACACTAAAATTATTAGTGATGGCAATTAAATGTCCTTGATGAGCGTAGCGTTGACAAAAATCAAAATCTTCATAGTAGAGAAAGTAAACCGGGTCAAATAAAGGCGGTTCCGCAAATTTCCGTAAATTAATCATTAAACTACAACCTGAAACCCAGTCACAAGTGGCATAGGGTTTATCTGTGTGTGTTAACAAGTCTTGATGAATAATTGCCCCAATTCTCGGAAAAAAGCGACCCCCTGCAAACCAAACTTCACCTCCAGGTGTATAAATAATCGTACCAAGAATTGATAACTCTGAATGAGAATCAAAAAATCTGTTAACTTCTGCTAAAGCATTTTTTGGTAAATAGGCATCTGGATTAATTATCCAAATAATTGCTTGCTTATCTTGATTAAAAATATATTCAATACCTAAATTGCAAGCATTACCAAAGCCTATATTACCATCAGCATGAATAATCTGCACAGATTGACTTTGAAACTGGTTAATAGCAGTCTCTTCCGGAGAATTATTGATGATTAAAACTTTGTAAGCAGTATTTTGGTCAGATGGGAATGAATGAATTAATTTAGTTAGCAGATTCGTAGAATAATAGTTAACTGTTAAAAAGTAAATCATGTCAGTTCAATTTGACAATCATCACCAATCAAAAACCGTAAGGCTTTAGGACGACGAGGTGCAATAGTCAATTGTGCGCGTTGTCCAATGACACTATCAATAATCCGCTGATTAATTCCCACAATTTTAGCCCCTTCTAAAATGACGCTGTGTTCTAAATCGGTATCAATCAGCTTTGTCTGATTTGCAATGCTACTGTAAGGGCCAATGAAGCAGTTTTCTAAATAACAATCGTTACCAATCACCACTGGCCCGCGAATTGTACAATTGATAATTTGGGAATTAGTCCCAATTTGGACTCGTCCAATAATCTGACTCTGGGGATCGACTATGCCTAAATTGGATGTTTGCAAATAAGTATCGAGAATCAAACGGTTAGCTTCTAGTAAATCATCTTTTTTCCCAGTATCTAGCCACCAACCATCTAACTTGCAAGCGACAACGTGTTTTTTGTGGTCTATTAAACATTGAATAGCATCGGTAATTTCTAACTCGCCTCTCTTTGAGGGTTGGATACGATTAATGGCATCATGAATAATGGGAGAAAAGAAATAAACCCCGACCAAGGCTAAGTTTGATGGGGGAATTTTGGGTTTTTCAATTAATTCTAAGACTCTCCCTGTTTCGTCTACCTTAGCCACACCAAAAGCGCTAGGATTGACAACTTCACGCAGCAGAATTAAAGCATCTGGTTGTTGTTGAATAAATTCTTGTAAAAAGTAACTTAAGTCACCTTGTTGAATGAGGTTGTCACCCAAGTACATGACAAAGGGCGAATCTGCTAAAAAGGAACGGGCGATCGCCACAGCATGAGCTAATCCGGCTGGCTGGTCTTGTAGAATATAGGTGATGTTAGCACCAAAAACTTTGCCATCTCCGGTTTTCTTTTGGACTTCTGATCCCGTTTCTGGGCTAATAATAATCCCAATATCGGTAATTCCAGCTGCAACCATCTCTTCAATCCCATACCACAAAATTGGTTTATTGGCAACTGGGACTAGTTGTTTTGCGCCTGTATAGGTGAGTGGACGTAGACGTGTACCTTTACCACCAGATAGAATCAGTGCTTTCATATTTATTAAGATTTGGAGAGCCAGTCTTTGAGCATTAGTCTCAATCTTTGTCGCCAATGGGGGGGATAAGTTCCTAGAAGTTGTGATATTTTCCCACAAGCTAGGACAGGATAAGCCGGACGACGGGCTAAGGTGGGATATTCGGCGGTGGTGATGGGGATAACTTTGGGTGGTGTGAGGGGAAAACCAAGTTGTTGGGCTTCTTCAAAAATCGCTACGGCAAAGTCGTACCAGCTAATTACGCCACTATTGGTATAGTGATAGGTGCCAGCTATTTCTGGTGTTAATTGGGGTATAATCTGAGCGATCGCATCAGCGATATCTTGCGCCCATGTAGGACTACCAATTTGATCTGTCACTACACCAATTTCTGAGCGTTCTTTACCCAGTCGCAGCATGGTTTTGACAAAGTTCCCTTTACCACAGCAGCCGTAAACCCAAGCTGTACGCAGAATGAGATGATGGGGATGAGTTTGCTCAATTGCTATTTCTCCGGCTCGTTTGGTTTGACCGTAAACACCTAAAGGATTGGTTGGATCAGTTTCTTGGTATGGGTGAGTATGCTGTCCATCAAATACGTAATCTGTGGAAAAGTGAATCAGAAAAGACCCCAGTTTTTGGCTTTCTGCGGCGATAATTTGGGGGGCTGTCGCATTGATGGCGGTAGCTAGTTCGGGTTCGGTTTCGGCTTTGTCTACAGCAGTGTAAGCGGCGGCGTTAATGATGATTTGTGGTTGGATTTCTCTGATGATTTGACGCAGGCTATCGGGTTGGCTGAGGTCTATTTGGGGGCGTGCAAGTGAGATGATTTTGTGATGGGGGGAAAGAAGTTTTTCGAGTTCTTGCCCTACTTGACCGTTGCTACCCAGTAGTAAGATTGATTCATTCATATAGTTCCGCAGTTCTAAATGCTTGACCGTTGCTATCTTTAGCTGATAATATCGGGAGTTGTTTGATAGGCCAATCTATAGCTAAATCTGGATCATTCCAGAGAATTGTGCGATCGCCTTCAGGAGCATAATAATCTGTCGTTTTATAAATAACTTCCGCAGTTTCTGACAGCACAAGAAAACCGTGCGCCAAGCCTGGTGGTATCCACAATTGGCGTTTATTCTCAGCGCTGAGTTCATAACCTACCCATTTTCCGCAGGTGGGAGAGCTTTTTCTAATATCTACAGCTACGTCAAAGATTATACCAACCACAGCACGGACGAGTTTACCTTGGGGTTGGATGATTTGGTAGTGCAGTCCCCGAAGGACATTTTGCTGGGAAGCTGAGTGGTTGTCTTGGACGAAGTTGACGCTAATATCTAGTTTATCTGTAAATTTTTGGTGATTGTAGGATTCCCAGAACAAACCGCGTGAGTCAGCGAATACTTGCGGTTCGATCAGGTAAACGTCAGAAATTTCAGTAGTTATAAGTTTCACGGGTGTTGATTCTACTAATATTGGCAAGAATAATTTAGCACGTCATATCTGCCCACCGGTTAACTTCCGTAAAGCGGCTGAAATACTTAACATTTCTACTTACCAAGTTTTACCCAGTTTCCCCATAAAACCTTCTATAGTTCCACTCATACAAGCCCAAGCTTTTAACAAAGTGAAGTCTGGTTCATAAGAATATATATGCGTTAAATGATGCCTTAAAATATTTAATCTATGGATTACAGATTTGGACAACATCAACTTTGTTGATAAACGAGTTTCCAGAAAAGTATGATTTCTACAACTGTAATAGTAGCGAAGCGGTGAGCAAGTGTAAGTAAAAACTTCTTTTTTTGTCTTTGGTGACTTAATGTGTCGATATGTGCCTAAATGATGCTTAAGAATAGTATCCTTGCTCACCACTACTTTATATCCCTTTCTTTTGAAATTTATACAGTACAGGTAATCTACAGCATCTAGGAATAAATCTTCTCTTGGTAATTCCACACTTCTAGCTGCATCTAAAGAAATTAAACTCCCAGATGTAATCAAAGCGTCACATT is part of the Nodularia sp. LEGE 06071 genome and harbors:
- a CDS encoding glycosyltransferase family 2 protein; translated protein: MNYQVVAYITAYKDVQAVKKCLELLKNQSYPIGEIFVVDNSPQQIIFSEDGLLVKHCPANIGVAGGLKQAVIWAKEKGADFLWAFDQDSEPDENLLEKLLLKYSLLSTKDFPIGIVAPLAIDVQSQSKIHGLIFGGYKFDLPSELESLTDYYECDALITSGSLISLDAARSVELPREDLFLDAVDYLYCINFKRKGYKVVVSKDTILKHHLGTYRHIKSPKTKKEVFTYTCSPLRYYYSCRNHTFLETRLSTKLMLSKSVIHRLNILRHHLTHIYSYEPDFTLLKAWACMSGTIEGFMGKLGKTW